Proteins from one Esox lucius isolate fEsoLuc1 chromosome 19, fEsoLuc1.pri, whole genome shotgun sequence genomic window:
- the mt2 gene encoding metallothionein encodes MDPCECSKTGSCNCGGSCKCSNCACTSCKKSCCSCCPSGCSKCASGCICKGKTCDTSCCQ; translated from the exons ATGGATCCTTGTGAATGCTCCAAAA CTGGATCTTGCAACTGTGGTGGATCCTGCAAGTGCTCTAACTGCGCATGCACCAGTTGTAAGAAAA GTTGCTGCTCCTGCTGTCCTTCTGGTTGCAGCAAGTGTGCCTCAGGCTGCATATGCAAGGGCAAGACCTGTGATACCAGCTGCTGTCAGTGA